The stretch of DNA GAGGAGACGGAGACAAAGAGCTCGTCCCCGGCCTTGAGCTCGAAGAGTCCGCCCTGGTAGAGCGCGTGGAGCCCGTAGTCGGCGTCGGGCGCCCAGCACTTGGTGCCCACTCCCTTGAGCAGCAGCACGGGCGGGCTGTGTGCCGGCTGCCACTGGATGCACTGCACCAGCTGCGGGCCCGAGTCGCGGCCGGCGCCGCGGTAGCGGAAATAGATCTGGGAGTACACGTAGTACTTTCCAGGCTGTTCCACGCGCAGCCGCCCGGCGCGGTAGCTCATGTTGTGCACGTGGGAGCGCAGGCTGCTGTGCCCCCAGTGCGCGATGGCGTGGCGGCACGACTGCGACAGGTTCCCAAAGCTCTGCGAGCGTCCTGCGGGAAGGGAGAGGCTCTGAGGGGAGCCAGGGGCACACcgaggggaggggaggggaggggagggggcggcTCTGGCTCCTTCCCGGTCACCCGGCTCCGAGGGCTGGAGCTCGGCTCTCCCCATCTGCCCCGGCGCCTCCTCcgtcctgctccctgcccttgGATCTCGgtcctgagagctgctgccccaCTCACCATCCTGAGCCAGGCTCTGTGGGCGGAGGGTGAGATGTGCCGAGGGTTTCCCAGCTGTTCGGGGAGGAAGCTGCCCCTCTGAGGTGTTGAAATAGCTCTGCCAGGCCTctgcaggagagggacagaTGCTGTAAGGACAGCGTGGGGACAGCCAGCCCCAcgccagcagggcagggactgcCCCACTGACCCACCAGAGCAAGAGGTTATTGAGGGATGGAAATGTCTCGTCAATCATCAACCAACACATCTGAGTGTGCCACCGCCCTGGGCCCCCggcctgtccccagcccagccccaggacgTGTGTGACATTGCAAGTGACAATCCTGGCTcccccctctcctgccccagctcacGGCACTGGAGTGTGCCCCAGGAGTGACATCCCCCCAGGACTGCTGGCTTCCTGGGATCACAGATCCTACAAATCACAGCTCCCGGGATCACAGCTCCCATGGATCACATGAGATCACAGCTCCTGGGATCACAGCTCCCACAAATCACAGCTCCCGGGATCACAGCTCCCATGGATCACACGAGATCACAGCTCCTGGGATCACAGCTCCCATGGATCACATGAGATCACAGATCCTGGGATCACAGATCCCATG from Parus major isolate Abel chromosome 4A, Parus_major1.1, whole genome shotgun sequence encodes:
- the LOC107203833 gene encoding tumor necrosis factor ligand superfamily member 10-like — protein: MAISKLKSQAPGSAEELRCLQVLNQQPEGSSLEELSSSQGCLKLASTIKAYVATVTENIIRRSAVKEAWQSYFNTSEGQLPPRTAGKPSAHLTLRPQSLAQDGRSQSFGNLSQSCRHAIAHWGHSSLRSHVHNMSYRAGRLRVEQPGKYYVYSQIYFRYRGAGRDSGPQLVQCIQWQPAHSPPVLLLKGVGTKCWAPDADYGLHALYQGGLFELKAGDELFVSVSSLAIDSNDAAASYFGAFRLDL